GAAAACATGCTAATAGAACATTAAAAAGACCATAGCAAACTGACCTGCACCCTAAAAGTTGGGCAGAAAATCTAACAATTGGGGTGTTTTTTGATGAAATTAACGTATATGAAAAGTCTTTCAAATCGCTCGACAAACTTGAAAAAGCCATCACTAACTACATTTTTGACTACAACAAGAAACGAATCAAGACAAAACTAAAAGGACTCAGCCCTGTGCAATACAGGACTAAATCCCTTCAATAATTTCTTGTCCAACTTTTTGGGTCAGTACAGAAACGTTTGTACACTCTAAAATCTAAAGATTAAATTTTAGAAAAGTACATTTGCCAAAATCTTATTTTACAGCGTCTTTAAGAGCTTTACCAGCTTTGAATGCTGGAACTTTAGAAGCTTTGATTTTGATTTCTTCACCTGTTTGAGGGTTGCGACCTTTGCGTGCTGCACGTTCGCGAACTTCAAAGTTACCAAAACCAATAAGTTGTACTTTTTCACCCTTTGCAAGGTAAGATGATACTGCTGAGAAGACAGCGTCTACTGCTGCAGCTGAATCTTTCTTAGTCAATTCAGTAGCTTCTGCTACTTTTGCAATCAAATCTTGTTTGTTAGCCATTTAACAAATCCTCCAATATTTTTATAAGCCTTTATAGGCTTTAACAGGTTCTATCTTACCTAAAAAACTTAGATAGGTCAAGTATTTAATGCCATTTTAACGTTTTTTCTTTAAAATATCAAAGTTTATTTCATCACTAACCAAATTTATAGCTGTTGACTTTAAATAAATACCTGCATCATTGTCTATCTTTTGCAAATTGATATTAACAACAGACTTCTCTGGAATAACATCAACAAAATTTGGCAGTTTGTAACTTGATTTAATATAACTAAGAACCTCTGATGCTGGCAGAGGAAGATTGCCTACTGAAAAGGAAGTCACTTTAAGCTGGACAGCTCCGCTTTTTAACTGATAAGGTTCAAAATAGATATAAAGAGGTACGTTATAACCTAGAAGTTTATAAGTTCCTTGAAATTCAATGTTTGTTGAAGTCAGTTGAACACTGTAGGTCATACCCTTAGACTGATAATCATTCAAATAACTTGCCAAGGTCTGATTCAATTGTTCTTTAGTTGTCGTAATTGTTCCAACCTTAACAGGATTTTTTACTGTTTGACTTGTTATTGTATTAGAATGGTAACCGCTCAAAACACGACTGATAATCACTCCCCAAAAAGCAATATTGAGTGCTAATAAAAGCAGAAAAGCCCATTTCCACCAATTTTTTTTATTTCCAGTTCTTCTTTGTTTCACTGATTTTCTCCATTATTGCTTTTGACATGATTTGATAACCAACATTATTAGGATGGAAACGATCTCCTTCAGAAAGGGCATCATTGGTTACTTCTCCTGACTCTGCCTCACTGTCAGATGTTCCAACAGCCTTTTGCTCCCCATTAACACCTTTATAAAGTAAATCGTTTATGGGAACAAAATAAACGTTTCTATACTCTGCGACAACCTTTTGCGTTCCCTTATTCCAATTGTCAATAATATCCTGCATTTGCGTCATATTAGGGAAATTTAAATAATAAGGATTGTAAATACCAATGATATAAATGGGGAGATCCTTATTCCTTCTTCTAGCCATCTGGATAATTTTTCGCAAATGCTTCTGATAAGTTTTAGCTGGCTGCCTAAAAGAAGATACTTTTAAGTTTGTTAATCCCTTTCGAACAACAGTCATAACATCATTTCCACCAACTGTTAAGGTCATTAAATTAGCCTTATTCAAACTTTTTTGAATTTTTCTCTCTTTTCGCATCCGTATCAAAATTTGCTGGCTTGTATTGCCTGAAACACCATAATTACTGCTTAAAACATTATAGTGATAATTTGATTTCAACTCTTGCGATAAAAGGGGAATAAAGCCGCCTTGATCAGTCGTATCACCGACTCCTTGTGTCAAAGAGTCACCGATAGCAATATAGTGAAAAGATGTCGCTTTGGATTTGTTTAATGAAGATTTCTGATCGCTATTTTTAAAAGATAACTTCGCTGTTGGAATAAAAAAATAAAATAATAAGCTAAAAATAAGAAGATTTGCAAGAAAGAAAGCAGGTCCTTTAGGAATTTTTTTACTCATAATGCACCATTACTGCAAAAGCACCTTCACCTGTATGAGTCTGAATAATTGACCCCGTTTCTAAAACAGCAATATCTTTCTCAACATAAGCTTGTAACTTGTCTTTAAGACCATTAGCAAAATCTGAAGTCCCAGCATAGGAAATGCCGATCTCAGCAATTTTGCGGTCTTTGATAGTCGCAATCAAATTATCCAGCCACTTGTTAAACGTTTTATTACCGCGTCCTTTCGCAATAGGATTAAGAGCATGGTTTTTCAGTTCCATAACAACTCTGATATTGAGAAGAGAACTGATTAAGCCTGTCACACGGCCAATTCGTCCACCTTTAACCAGATTTTCTAAGGTTGAGACACCAATAAAAAGTTCGGTTTTCTTTTTTACTTCTTCAACCCTTGCCAAAATTTCTTCTAGACTGCTACCCTTTTGAGCTAGTTTAGCAGCCGCAATAACTTGAAATTTCATGGCTTGATCTGTAAAGGAAGAGTCTAATACAGTGACATCTGCTCCAGCAATATTAGCTCCTTGACGTGAGGCCTCAAGTGTTCCAGATAAGGAATGGGTAATATGAATAGCAACAATTTGTTCCGCCCCCTCTTTAATAAGCTTTTCATAAGTTTCTGCGAACAGACCAACAGGTGGTTGGCTTGTTTTAGGGAGTGACTTACTGTTTCGCATTAAAGAAAGAAATTTCCCATCTTCCTTAAGATCGTTATCAGAATAAACAATGCCGTCAACCATAACGGTTAAAGGAACAACAGTGATATCCAATGCTTCAACTAAATCGGGCTCGATTGTAATAGAAGAATCAGTTACAATTTTAATTTTACTCATTTCTTATCCTGCTTCATTTCTTTTCTAAATTTATATTAGTATTGTTATTATACCAAATAATCAAGATTTAGGGAAAATTTTAAAAGACAGAAAGGATTAAAATTACTTTGCTGTTAAACTTTAAGATAGTTTAAAATAGTTTTCTACTAGAAGCAATAGTCCAAATCAAAACAAAAAGATTGAAGTAAGAGCATATTTATTAAAATACTTTCTATACCAATCTCTTATTTTTTTAATAGTTCTTTAGCTTGCTGGCGCGCAGCTTGGGTCACATTATCCCCTGCCAACATCTTAGCGATTTCTTCAATTCTTTCCTCTTGATTTAAAAGGCGAACCGTTGAGACAGTTGTGGCTTTGCTGCTTTGTTTTTCAATAAAGTACTGATAATCACTGATGGCAATGACTTGCGGGATATGGGAAATAGCTAAAACTTGACCGTGATTGCCTATTTTGTAAATTTTTTGAGCAATAGCCTGCGCGACACGTCCTGAAACACCTGTATCAACTTCATCAAAAACAATGCTAGTCTTATCTTCACGACGTGAAAAAGCTGACTTAATGGCTAACATGAGGCGAGACAGCTCTCCACCAGAAGCGACTTTGACCAAAGGCTTAAAGTCTTCGCCAGGATTAGTCGAAATATGAAAAGCGACTGTTTCATTTCCCTCGCGATTAAATTTTCCTTTAGTAAAAACAACTTTAAAATCAGCCTTATCCATGTAGAGATCTTTTAGTTCCTGCTTAATCTCCTGAGACAAGGTTTCCGCAATGGCATGGCGTTTTTGACTCAATTGAGCTGCTGCTTCTAATAGTGAGCGCTCCAAAACTTTTAGTTCTCTTTCCATATCATCAAAAGCAAGGTCATTTCCCGTCAAATGATTGTATTCCTTACTGATATTGTCAAAATAAGCCAAAACATCATCAACTGAACCACCATACTTACGCGTGATGGTGTTGATAACATCAAGACGTGCTTCAAGTTTAACCAAAGTATTGGCATCAAAATCCATATGATCCAGTATGGTCTCTAGACGTTTGCTAACATCTTCTAAAATATAGTAAGATTCGCTGAGATTATTGGATAAATCCTTGTACTCAGCATCATATTCTTCCAAACTCTGCAAATCATTCATAGCTGAACGAACATTGGTCAAACTCGAAAAATCTTCATTATCAAGTAAAACATAAGCATTGGTTAAGGTATCAACAATAAGCTTATGATTCATAAGTTTATCACGTTGTTTTAAGAGCTTGGTATCCTCACCAGATTGTAAGTTTGCTGCTTCAATCTCTCCTATCTGATACTCCAGCATTTCAATACGTGCTTGATGTTCTTGCTCATTCTTACGTTTATTCAAGACGCGCTTACGTAAGTTCCGATAGCGATCAAATAAGTCCTGATAATGCTGCTTGCTTACCTGAAATACCTCATCACCAAATTCATCCAACAACTGAATATGCTTTTGCGGCCGCATCAGTTCTTCTTGATCATGCTGTCCATGAATATCAACTAAATACTGCCCAACGGCACGCAGAGTTGCCAGATTAACCATTTGACCATTGATACGACTAATACTGCGCCCATTTTGTAAAATCTCACGGCGAATGATTAGCTCATCTGAAAAAGCAATTCCCTGATCAGCCAGTAACTGCTCTAAAGAAGGATTTTTATCCACAGAGAAAAAACCCTCAATCTCTGCTTTAGGACTGCCATGACGAATAACATCTATGCTGGCTCTACTGCCTAGCATCATATTCATGGCATCAATGACAATAGACTTCCCTGCACCTGTTTCACCGGTCAGAACAGTCATTCCCTTTTCAAAATTGAGTGAGATTTCTTCAATAATAGCAAAATTTTTAATGGCAATTTCTAAAAGCATACCCACTCCTTATGATTTAATTGGCCATCCAAGATTTGATTTCTTGACGAATTCTATCACTATCTTTAGCATTTTTAACAATCAAAAGCAAACTGTCATCATCTGCCAGCAAGCTAAAAATAAGTCCTTCAAATCTCTCTAGTAAAAAACGTTTCAATAAATAGCTATTTCCAGGAACAACATCAATATGAATGAGATGCTCTAAACCTGCCACCTGATCTGAAATAAACTTAACTGCTTTTTCAGCTGGTTTTGGTGTTGACTCTTCTTTTTTGCTTATTTCCTTAGAAAGGCCATAAATATAGCGACCATTTGAAGCTGGTACTTTAATGATACCGACCTCATTAATATCACGGGAAATTGTCGCTTGCGTTGCTTGTAAGCCTTCGTTCTCTAAAAGTTTGACCAATTCTTTTTGTGTTTCAATTTCATTTTCTAAAACAATTTTTTTAATTAATTCTAATCGTTCACGTTTCTTCATTCTTTTTAAATTCCTTATGTGCTTGTTCAACAATCGATTTAATCTTAGTCAAGACTTGATTTTGGGCTTGAGCTGATTTTTCTAAGTAGGCTAAAAATTCAATATTACCATGACCGCCCTGAATGGGAGAAAAATCAAGTTCTTTAACTGTGAATCCGTAATTTGTCGCAAAAGTTGTTACTGTCTCCAAAACAGTTTCGTGGACTGACTTGTCCTTAACAATACCATGTTTACCAATCTGTTCACGACCTGCCTCAAACTGCGGTTTAATTAAAGCAACAACTTGACCACCATCTGTTAAAATCTTAGATAAGGCTGGTAATATTAAATTGAGTGAAATAAAACTCACATCAATGGAAGCAAAAGTTGGCTGTCCTCGTTCAAAATCGCTAGGCTCTGCATAGCGGAAATTGTACTGTTCCATGCTGCAGACGCGTTCGTCTTGACGTAATTTCCACACCAACTGATTGGTTCCAACATCAACAGCATAGACTAATTGAGCACCATTTTGCAGCATGACGTCTGTAAAACCACCCGTTGAAGCGCCAATGTCCAAAGTTATCTGTCCATCTACTGAAATGACAAAAACTTTTAATGCTTTTTCCAATTTCAAACCGCCGCGACTGACATATTTTAATTTGTCTCCCTTTAACTTTAACTCAGTCGCTTCATCAATTTTCTCGCCGGGTTTATCATAACGTTCTCCATTGATGACATTGACAACCAAACCTGCCATAACACCTCGCTTGGCTTGTTCTCTTGTGTTAAACAGTCCTTGTTTATAGGCTAGAACATCCACTCTTTCCTTAGGCATGGAGACGCAACCTTTCTATTATTGTTTCAATTCCAGTAGCATTAAATTGTTCCTCTAAAGCTAATTTTTGGAAAATAACTTGCGCTTGATTGAGAGAATCTTCCAAAATGGCATAGGACTTGTCCAAGCCCAAAAGACTGGGATAGGTTGATTTATCAGCTTCGATATCCTTTTGTGGGGTCTTACCAAGTTCTGAAAAACTAGCTGTCACATCTAAAATATCATCACGTACTTGAAAAGCCAAACCAACTAATTCACCCACCTGACGGAGCCGAGCAAGGGCTTTTTCTGATAATTCTGCTATTATTCCTGCGGCTACAAAAGGAAAAGTCAAGAGTTTTCCTGTCTTATTGGCATGAATTTGAGCCAGTTGGTCTAAATTGAGTTGAACATGTTCACCCTTAATATCCAACATTTGCCCACCGACCATACCATAGCTTCCTGCAGCATCTGACAATTCTGCTACTAACTTTATCTTGATATCAGCCCTTAAGTCCGCCTTGGCCAGCAAACCAAAAGGGTCTAGAAAAAGACTGTCACCTGCCAAGATGGCTGTCGCTTCACCAAATTTCTTATGATTGGTCAGCTGTCCCCGCCTATAATCATCATTATCCATAGCAGGCAGGTCATCATGAACGAGGCTGCCGGTATGAATCATCTCTAGACTTGCTGCCACCTGATAGTGAGCTTCTGTAAGTACCAAACCAAAGCCTTGCAAGATTTCCAATAGTAAGAGAGGACGAATCCGTTTACCGCCTGCAGCAACAGAATACAAGACCGCTTCAACCAAATCCTGAGACACATGAGTTTGCGCATAATAATGCCTAATAGCCTGATTAATGTATTTAATCTTATCTTTCACAATTCGTCCATTTCTGCTTCACTGCCATCAGCCTGCATGACTTTGACCAAGGTCTTTTCAGCAGACTCCAAGGTTTTCTGCAAATCTTTAGAAAGCGCCATTCCTTTTTGGAATTGAGTAATAGCTTCTTCAAGAGGAATTTCACCGGTTTCTAACTGGTTCACAATTTCTTCTAAATCCTGTAAATTTTCTTCAAATGTTTTCTTCTTGTTTGACATTTTCTACCTCCACTTGGACCTGCCCATCTTTCATTTCAAGATGCAAGCGATCTCCTTTTTTGATCTGTTGGGTTGATTGAATAATGTGATTATCTTTTTGAACAATAGCATAGCCACGCGCCACAATCCGAGTCGTATCCAGTGACAAAAGCGCATCTTGTGCTTTTTCAAAACGGGCTAATTTACTATCATATTGGCTGCTCATGTGGCTTAACAATAAACGCTGATCTTGTTTTAATTGTGCTTGATAGCGCTGAATACACCCTGATAAATTAAGGGACAACAATCTTTGTCTCAGCAAATGTTCCTTGCTATCATAAACATCATAAACCTGCCGCACCTTGGTCAACAAATGTGTTCTTAAATGATCCAATTTTTGAACATAAGCATCATAGAGTCTTTCAGGCTGTCTGAAAATAACTGATCTTTGCAGTTTCTTAACTTGTTCATCCTTTTGTCTAATCAGACGCATAACAGTCTGATAAGATCTCATCTGTCTTTCTTTAAGAAAAGCTAATAAATCAGCCTTGGTCACAGGTGTTGCCAATTCAGCTGCTGCTGTTGGCGTTGCTGCTCTGCGATCTGCCGCAAAATCAGCCAAGGTTGTATCCGTCTCATGTCCAACGCTGGAAATAATGGGCAGATGCGATTCAAAAATGGCCTGCACTACAATCTCCTCATTAAAAGCCCAGAGATCTTCAATAGAACCCCCACCACGACCAACAATGAGCAGGTCTAAATCAGTACGTTCATTAGCCAAACGAATGTTGTCAGCCACTTCCTGTGCTGCCCCTTCACCTTGAACTTTAGTTGGAAAAAGTAAAATATCTACACCGGGAAAACGACGCGAGACTGTTGTGATAATATCTCTAATAACCGCTCCACTAGGACTGGTGACAACACCAATCTTTTTAACAAACTGCGACAGTCTTTGTTTATGCCTATCGTCAAAATAGCCAGCCTCAGCCAGTTTTTTCTTAAGTTGTTCAAACTGAATAGCCAGTGCACCGATACCATCTGGCTCTGCCTTTTCAATGATGATGGAATAAGAACCACTAGGTTCATACAGTTGCACACGACCAATAACATTGATTTTCATGCCTTCTTCGAGCTCAAAGCCCAATTTCCTATAAATACCGCTCCACATGGTCGCCTGAATGACAGCTTTCTCATCTTTAAGGGAGAAATACTGATGATTGGGACGTCTTCTGAAATTAGAAACCTGACCTGTCAGATAAACTCGTTCCAAATAAGGATCGCGATCAAATTTTAATTTTAAATATTTGGTTAAAGAGGATACTGATAAATAATCTGACATAAATATCATATAAAGACCAAAGACAAAGGAAAAAGGTATTCTTGGAATCCTGTTCCAAAGTCTAAAACAAATGACCGTTTTTCTTGATCTTTCGCCTGTCTTTATCTTGGCTCCTTTTCCGTTAATATAGCTGTTATTATTATACCAAAAAATGAAAATTTATACTTCCTTTTGAAATAGAAAAATGAGAGCAGCAGTTCATTTATCTCCTCATAAGAATGGAGAATGACAGAAAAATATAAATTGATGATATATACAACCTAACCTTTTCATGGCAATCTAACCAGTAACTTTTAAAAATAAGCAAGCTTGAAAATCTAAAATAAAACGTTTACAATAGAAAACTAGAAACAGACGTCATCAAAAAAATATTTCGAAAAAGAGCTTTTTTTGCTAATAAGTAACTGTCCGTATTAGATTTCAATAATAGGAGAAGCACAATATGTTAATGATATTATTATTTCAGAGACTTGGTATTATCATGATTCTGGCATTTTTACTAGTCAATAACAGCTATTTTCGACAGTTGATTGAAGAACGTTCTAAGCGTGAAAAGCTGGTTCTTATTATCATTTTTGGTATTTTCGTCATCATTTCCAATATGACAGGAATTGAAATCACTAGCGATAAAAGTTTGGTGGAACGTCCTATTCTAACGACTATTTCTCATTCAGATTCTCTAGCTAATACGAGAACTTTGGTTATCACAACGGCTAGCTTAGTCGGCGGTCCTTTAGTTGGAACTGTTGTGGGTTTCATTGGTGGTGTCCATCGTTTCTTCCAAGGGAATTTTTCTGGTGCTTTTTACATTGTCAGTTCTGCTTTGGTAGGATATATTAGTGGTCGACTGGGTGATCAATTAAAAACTAACAACCTTTATCCATCTACTTCGCAGGTCATTGTTATCAGTATTATTGCTGAAAGTATTCAAATGCTCTTTGTCGGTTTCTTTACTGGCTGGGATTTGGTTAAACTGATTTTCATTCCTATGATGTTGCTTAACAGTCTAGGTTCGACCTTATTTCTAGCTATTCTCAAGACCTACTTATCCAATGAAAGACAGCTGAGAGCTGTTCAGACTCGGGATGTTTTAGATTTGACGCAGCAAACCCTGCCTTATTTAAGACAGGGACTGAGTCAGCAATCAGCTACTAAAGTGTGTAATATCATTAAGCAGCATACTAATTTTGATGCCGTTGGTCTGACTGATCGAACCAATGTCCTAGCTCATATCGGCGTTGGTCAAGATCATCATATTGCCGGACAAGCGGTCAAAACAGATCTCTCAAAAAGTGTTATTTTAAACGGTCAGCCACAAATTGCCTTAGATAAAACAGCCATTGCCTGTCCAGACCAAAGCTGTCTCCTCAATTCAGCCATCGTCGTTCCGCTCAAGATCAATAATGAGACAGTTGGGGCCTTAAAAATGTACTTTTCTGGTGATAAGAAGATGACCGAAGTCGAAGAAAATCTTGCCCTAGGTCTCGCACAAATTTTTTCTGGACAATTGGCCATCGGTATTGCCGAGGAACAAAATAAGTTGGCTAATATTGCAGAAATCAAGGCCTTGCAGTCCCAGATTAATCCTCATTTCTTCTTCAATGCCATAAACACCATCAGTGCTTTGATTCGTCTTGATGCCAACAAAGCTCGATATGCTCTCATGCAATTAAGTACTTTTTTCCGAACCAGTTTACAAGGCGGACAAGATAGAGAAATCACTTTAGAACAGGAAAAAGCGCACGTTGATGCTTATATGAATCTTGAAAAGCTGCGCTTTCCTGATAAATATCAACTGAATTATCATATTACTGTTTCAACTAAAATGACCCTGCCTCCTTTTGGTTTGCAGGTTTTGGTTGAAAATGCAGTACGTCATGCTTTTAAAGAACGCAAGAAAGACAATCATATTTGTATTTCCATAACAGATCAGGGAGAGTTTTACAAGGTGGCCGTTAGCGATAATGGTCAGGGTATTTCTCCTAATATGATTGACAAATTAGGACAGGAAACTGTATCTGAAAGCAAGGGAACAGGAACAGCCCTTGTTAATTTAAACAATCGCCTAAATTTACTTTATGGCAGTGCTAGTCAGTTACACTTTGACAGTACAGATCAAGGAACAACCGTCTGGTATGAGATTCCTTATCAAAAAGGAGATAAAGATGAACATTTTAATTCTTGATGATGAAATGTTGGCAAGACAAGAGTTAACTTTTTTAATTCAGCAGAGTAAGGAACTTGATCATCCTGATATTTTTGAAGCTGAAGATATTAGCAGTGCTGAAAAAATTCTCTTTCGCCAGCAGATTGATTTAATTTTTCTTGATATTTCACTCAGCGAGGAAAATGGTTTTACCTTGGCCAACCAATTAGAGCAATTGGCACATCCTCCACTTGTCGTCTTTGCGACAGCCTATGATCATTATGCCGTTAAAGCTTTTGAAAGCAATGCTGCTGACTATATTTTGAAGCCTTTTGAGCAGGGGCGTGTGGATAAAGCTTTGGCTAAAGTTAAGAAAATACAACACTTATCTACAATAGATGAAACAGCTACGACAGAAAAGAAAGGTATGGAACTGTTAACACTGACTTTAGCAGATAGAAGCATTGTCCTTAAGATGCCAGACATTGTGGCCGCTAGCATTGAAGATGGAGAACTGACCGTCAGTACCAAAAACACGAGCTACACCATCAAGAAAACATTGAATTGGTTTAAAACTCGCGCCAAGACCAATTATTTCCTGCAGATTCATCGCAATACAGTTGTTAATCTGGAAATGATTCAGGAAATTCAGCCTTGGTTTAACCATACGCTCTTACTGGTGATGGTCAATGGTGAAAAATTCCCAGTCGGGCGTTCCTATATGAAAGAATTGAATGCTCATTTGACCTTATAAATGAACTAGTTTCATTAACTCCTCAAAATTTTCATTTGACAATTTTACATTGGCATTAAGAAGTTGGATATTGCAATTCAGCTTCTTTTTTTTGCAATCGGGGACAATTTTGAAAACGTTTTACACAAAATGAGCTACAATAACATTGTCAAGAAAGGAAGGAGTCGTTCGTATTATGAAACACACTAGTAAAGTAACACAATCAAAATCAGCACCTATGTTTATTCAAATGTCTATCTATGCTGCTATTCTGCTCGTTTCTCAGCTTATTTCAGAATTATTGCCTAAAGCCTTACCGATTCCAACCACCGTTATTGGTTTAATTCTCATGTATGTCCTCTTGTGCAGCCATATTATCAAAATTGAATGGGTTGATTCCTTGGGTTCCTTATTAATTAGTATGATTGGCTTTATGTTTGTCCCATCAGGTATTTCCCTAGCAGCCAATTTAAATATTCTCAAAGCTGAAGGATTGCAGTTGGTCGCTGTTATTAGCCTATCGACCATTCTCATGCTAGTCATTGTCACCTATATCACTTCTATCATTCTGTCCATTAAAAAGGTGAATGTGGCAAGTCTGTGGGAAAAATGGATTGCTCATAGCTTTGAAAAGAAATTTAGCAAGAAAGTAGAGGGAAAATAAGATGGCACTGTTAAAATCACCTATTTTTGGTATTTGTTTTTCATTAATCCTTTATACGATCGGGCAAGATTTATTCAAAAAGAGTAAAGGCTTCTTTCTCTTACAACCCCTTTTCTTTGCTATGGTTGCAGGCATTATCGTACTTGTTTTATTGGCAAAAGGATTGGGAACTGATGTTAAAACCTTATATACTCAAGCTTATAAACCCGGCGGAGATTTGATTTTCTGGTTCCTTAATCCCGCAACCATTGCCTTTGCCGTTCCACTTTATAAGAAAAATGACGCTGTCAAAAAATATTGGAAGGAAATCATCAGCAGTTTGATTATCGGTATGGTCGTTTCCTTAGTCATCATTGTTGCTATTTCAAAAGCTATTGGTTTAAGCCAAGCTAGCACTGCTTCTATGCTGCCGCAGGCAGCAACAACAGCCATTGCCCTCCCTATTGCTCACGCTATCGGCGGCAATACTGCCATCACTGCCATGGCTTGTATCCTAAACGCCGTTATCATCTATGCTTTAGGCAAAAAATTAGTTGCTTTCTTCCACCTCAATAAGAGTGAAATCGGTGTTGGCTTAGGTTTAGGAACATCTGGTCATACAGTTGGTGCAGCCTTTGCT
This region of Streptococcus mutans genomic DNA includes:
- the lytS gene encoding two-component system sensor histidine kinase LytS, whose amino-acid sequence is MLMILLFQRLGIIMILAFLLVNNSYFRQLIEERSKREKLVLIIIFGIFVIISNMTGIEITSDKSLVERPILTTISHSDSLANTRTLVITTASLVGGPLVGTVVGFIGGVHRFFQGNFSGAFYIVSSALVGYISGRLGDQLKTNNLYPSTSQVIVISIIAESIQMLFVGFFTGWDLVKLIFIPMMLLNSLGSTLFLAILKTYLSNERQLRAVQTRDVLDLTQQTLPYLRQGLSQQSATKVCNIIKQHTNFDAVGLTDRTNVLAHIGVGQDHHIAGQAVKTDLSKSVILNGQPQIALDKTAIACPDQSCLLNSAIVVPLKINNETVGALKMYFSGDKKMTEVEENLALGLAQIFSGQLAIGIAEEQNKLANIAEIKALQSQINPHFFFNAINTISALIRLDANKARYALMQLSTFFRTSLQGGQDREITLEQEKAHVDAYMNLEKLRFPDKYQLNYHITVSTKMTLPPFGLQVLVENAVRHAFKERKKDNHICISITDQGEFYKVAVSDNGQGISPNMIDKLGQETVSESKGTGTALVNLNNRLNLLYGSASQLHFDSTDQGTTVWYEIPYQKGDKDEHFNS
- the lytR gene encoding two-component system response regulator LytR, whose protein sequence is MNILILDDEMLARQELTFLIQQSKELDHPDIFEAEDISSAEKILFRQQIDLIFLDISLSEENGFTLANQLEQLAHPPLVVFATAYDHYAVKAFESNAADYILKPFEQGRVDKALAKVKKIQHLSTIDETATTEKKGMELLTLTLADRSIVLKMPDIVAASIEDGELTVSTKNTSYTIKKTLNWFKTRAKTNYFLQIHRNTVVNLEMIQEIQPWFNHTLLLVMVNGEKFPVGRSYMKELNAHLTL
- the lrgA gene encoding holin-like protein LrgA, with protein sequence MKHTSKVTQSKSAPMFIQMSIYAAILLVSQLISELLPKALPIPTTVIGLILMYVLLCSHIIKIEWVDSLGSLLISMIGFMFVPSGISLAANLNILKAEGLQLVAVISLSTILMLVIVTYITSIILSIKKVNVASLWEKWIAHSFEKKFSKKVEGK
- the lrgB gene encoding antiholin-like protein LrgB gives rise to the protein MALLKSPIFGICFSLILYTIGQDLFKKSKGFFLLQPLFFAMVAGIIVLVLLAKGLGTDVKTLYTQAYKPGGDLIFWFLNPATIAFAVPLYKKNDAVKKYWKEIISSLIIGMVVSLVIIVAISKAIGLSQASTASMLPQAATTAIALPIAHAIGGNTAITAMACILNAVIIYALGKKLVAFFHLNKSEIGVGLGLGTSGHTVGAAFALELGELQGAMAAIAVVVIGLVVDLVIPIFSYMIGLVH